The Thermoleophilum album genome includes a window with the following:
- the rsmH gene encoding 16S rRNA (cytosine(1402)-N(4))-methyltransferase RsmH yields MAILLDVTAPAHVPVLAAELLEICAPERGATVVDCTFGQGGHAQLFAECIGPGGLLVAIDRDPAARARFEELHGDWQCEARFVQGDFADVLAALLDEGLEADVVYFDLGVSSLQIDQPERGFSYTRDAPLDMRMDPSAPLSARDLLNAWDERQLAQVLRRYGEERYAARIAREICARRKRRPIETTGELVAAIEAALPAAARRLGHGHPAKRTFQALRIAVNHELESLDRALPLAFELTRPGGRIAAISFHSLEDRRVKNFMRELARGCVCPPDFPICTCGRQPRAELLTPRALRPSADELAANPRSASARLRALRKLPEGDGEGRRPASDHRKQERAA; encoded by the coding sequence TTGGCGATCCTTCTTGATGTGACGGCACCGGCACACGTTCCCGTTCTCGCGGCCGAGCTGCTCGAGATCTGCGCGCCCGAGCGTGGCGCCACGGTCGTCGACTGCACCTTCGGTCAAGGCGGTCATGCGCAGCTGTTTGCCGAATGCATTGGGCCAGGCGGGCTGCTGGTGGCGATCGATCGCGATCCGGCGGCGCGTGCCCGCTTCGAAGAGCTGCACGGCGACTGGCAGTGCGAGGCGCGCTTCGTGCAGGGCGACTTCGCCGATGTCCTGGCGGCCCTGCTGGACGAGGGACTCGAGGCGGACGTCGTCTACTTCGACCTCGGCGTTTCTTCGCTCCAAATCGATCAGCCGGAGCGCGGCTTCTCATACACGCGCGACGCACCGCTCGACATGCGTATGGACCCGTCGGCGCCCTTGTCGGCGCGTGATCTCCTGAACGCGTGGGACGAGCGCCAGCTCGCGCAAGTCCTGCGCCGCTACGGCGAGGAGCGTTACGCCGCGCGGATCGCGCGCGAGATCTGCGCTCGCCGCAAGCGGCGACCGATCGAGACGACCGGCGAACTAGTCGCGGCGATCGAGGCGGCGTTGCCGGCCGCCGCTCGACGACTCGGTCACGGGCACCCGGCGAAACGCACGTTCCAGGCGCTGCGGATCGCCGTGAACCACGAGCTCGAGTCGCTCGACCGGGCGTTGCCGTTGGCTTTCGAGCTGACCCGGCCGGGCGGCCGGATCGCCGCGATCTCCTTCCATTCGCTCGAGGACCGGCGGGTCAAGAACTTCATGCGGGAGCTTGCCCGTGGGTGCGTGTGCCCGCCCGATTTCCCGATCTGCACCTGTGGCCGGCAGCCGCGTGCAGAGCTGCTTACCCCGCGGGCGCTGCGTCCCTCCGCCGACGAGCTGGCTGCCAACCCGCGCTCCGCCTCGGCGCGCCTGCGCGCGCTGCGCAAGTTGCCGGAAGGCGACGGGGAAGGGCGACGGCCGGCGTCCGATCACCGCAAGCAGGAGCGTGCAGCGTGA
- a CDS encoding peptidoglycan D,D-transpeptidase FtsI family protein yields MGSRNGKRRRVLIRRRPVSRTDRRIGVLFAAFLCVFAVVAARAVWLTTVRAGALRAQAQLQHDARVVEPGLRGPILDRRGRELAVSEEAVTVYANPFLINRPAAVAARLAPLLRMSEQEILARIADRKRGFVYLRRRLAPELGERLRRLRIEGVGTLPEPRRVYPQGALATQLLGAVGTDGYGLFGLEQAADRWLRGRDGARQVVRDALGQPLRTITLARPRAGKTLRLTIDAVLQRQVERVLADTGERYAARGATAVVVDPRDGAVLALANWPTASPERSLELGPEVRRNRAVQDTYEPGSTFKPFTVAAALSEGVISPLDSFDLPPTIRVADRVIGEAHPRGWERMSVADILARSSNVGTVTIALRLGARRFDRWMGRFAFGRPTGIGLPGESPGIVPRLREYSGSSIGNLPIGQGLAITPLQLLAAYTALANHGVMHEPYVLAGRRKPGRRVLTPEVADTVARMLEGVVGPSGTGSEAQIPGYRIAGKTGTSQKPDPLTGTYSHSRYVASFVGFAPVGKPRLLVLVAVDEPKGEIYGGAVAAPAFERIVSFALPYLGIPPS; encoded by the coding sequence ATGGGCAGCCGTAACGGCAAGCGCCGTCGCGTGCTGATCCGGCGGCGACCGGTCAGCCGCACCGACCGCCGCATCGGTGTCCTGTTCGCCGCGTTCCTGTGCGTCTTCGCCGTAGTCGCCGCGCGGGCGGTATGGCTGACGACCGTGCGCGCCGGCGCGCTGCGAGCTCAGGCCCAGCTGCAACACGACGCGCGGGTAGTCGAGCCGGGCCTACGCGGGCCGATCCTCGATCGCCGCGGGCGCGAGCTGGCCGTTTCGGAGGAGGCCGTTACCGTCTACGCGAACCCGTTCTTGATCAATCGGCCGGCAGCGGTAGCGGCCCGCCTCGCACCACTCCTGCGCATGTCAGAGCAGGAGATCCTCGCCCGGATCGCCGATCGCAAGCGCGGTTTCGTGTACCTGCGCCGGCGGCTGGCGCCGGAACTCGGCGAGCGGCTGCGGCGGTTGCGGATCGAGGGCGTCGGCACCCTGCCGGAACCCCGCCGCGTCTATCCCCAGGGTGCCCTAGCGACACAGCTTCTGGGCGCGGTAGGTACCGACGGCTACGGCTTGTTCGGACTCGAGCAGGCCGCCGATCGCTGGCTGCGCGGCCGCGACGGTGCACGGCAGGTCGTGCGCGACGCTCTCGGTCAGCCGCTGCGCACGATCACCCTCGCCCGTCCCCGTGCGGGCAAGACCCTGCGACTGACGATCGACGCGGTCCTTCAGCGGCAGGTCGAGCGCGTGCTCGCCGACACCGGCGAGCGCTACGCGGCCCGCGGCGCCACCGCCGTCGTCGTCGACCCACGCGACGGCGCGGTGCTGGCACTCGCCAACTGGCCGACCGCCTCCCCCGAACGCAGCCTCGAGCTCGGCCCAGAGGTGCGGCGCAACCGTGCTGTCCAGGACACCTACGAGCCGGGTTCGACGTTCAAGCCCTTCACTGTTGCCGCCGCCCTCTCGGAGGGCGTGATCTCGCCGCTCGACAGCTTCGATCTGCCGCCGACGATTCGCGTCGCCGACCGCGTGATCGGCGAGGCGCACCCGCGCGGCTGGGAGCGGATGAGCGTCGCCGACATCCTTGCGCGATCGTCGAACGTCGGCACTGTGACGATCGCCCTGCGCCTGGGAGCGCGGCGCTTCGACCGCTGGATGGGCCGCTTCGCCTTCGGGCGCCCGACGGGCATCGGTCTGCCTGGCGAGTCGCCAGGGATCGTTCCGCGCTTGCGCGAGTACTCGGGATCGTCGATCGGCAACCTTCCGATCGGGCAGGGGCTCGCGATCACCCCCTTGCAGCTGCTCGCTGCTTACACCGCCCTCGCCAACCACGGGGTCATGCACGAGCCCTATGTGCTCGCCGGGCGCCGCAAGCCCGGACGCCGCGTGCTCACGCCGGAGGTTGCCGACACCGTCGCGCGCATGCTCGAGGGCGTGGTCGGCCCCAGCGGTACGGGCTCGGAGGCGCAGATCCCGGGCTACCGGATTGCCGGCAAGACCGGCACCTCGCAAAAACCCGATCCCCTCACCGGCACCTACTCGCACAGTCGCTACGTCGCGTCGTTCGTCGGCTTCGCGCCGGTCGGCAAGCCGCGACTGTTGGTGCTCGTCGCGGTCGACGAACCGAAGGGCGAGATCTACGGCGGCGCCGTCGCCGCGCCCGCTTTCGAGCGCATCGTCTCGTTCGCGCTGCCGTATCTCGGCATCCCGCCCTCATGA
- a CDS encoding type II secretion system F family protein: MGVIVPELLAATAAGCLVAAASDLLAGMRLAIAGWTARARTVRRRRWRAIAGCGAPLAVRAARLLAPLAGRLATPPYLQRLVVRAGRPYGISASEIVAIKLTAVVVSLPLTLATAAALPARVVAVLVPVLPAAAFVAPELWLARRARKRAARAARDLPALLDLLRVALAAGSPPLQAIALVGASGEGELAGAWAVLARRVERGLSLADALAQLAKEFPQPEVVGFVGAVERALRHGTPLEDVLEQQATRARELAAQRLREEAARAGPKIQLVVALLLVPSVLIVVLAAVLRALLASRGLLLPAT; the protein is encoded by the coding sequence ATGGGGGTGATCGTGCCGGAACTACTGGCAGCCACCGCCGCGGGCTGTCTAGTGGCAGCAGCGAGCGATCTGCTCGCGGGTATGCGGCTGGCCATCGCCGGATGGACGGCGCGCGCGAGGACCGTCAGGCGCCGCCGCTGGCGCGCGATCGCCGGTTGCGGAGCCCCGCTTGCCGTGCGCGCCGCACGCCTCCTCGCCCCGCTCGCCGGGCGGCTCGCCACGCCGCCCTACCTCCAGCGCCTCGTGGTGCGCGCGGGCCGACCGTACGGGATCTCCGCCAGCGAGATCGTGGCGATCAAGTTGACCGCTGTTGTCGTGAGCCTCCCGCTGACCCTCGCCACCGCCGCGGCGCTACCCGCCCGGGTAGTGGCGGTGTTGGTCCCCGTGCTGCCAGCGGCGGCCTTTGTCGCCCCCGAACTTTGGCTCGCGCGGCGCGCACGCAAGCGCGCAGCGCGCGCGGCACGTGATCTACCGGCGCTGCTCGACCTGCTGCGCGTAGCGCTGGCCGCGGGCTCGCCACCCCTGCAGGCGATCGCGCTGGTCGGCGCAAGCGGCGAAGGCGAACTCGCAGGGGCCTGGGCTGTGCTTGCCCGTCGAGTCGAGCGCGGGCTGTCGCTGGCCGACGCGCTAGCCCAACTCGCCAAAGAATTCCCCCAACCCGAGGTCGTTGGGTTCGTCGGAGCGGTCGAGCGTGCGCTCCGCCACGGCACGCCGCTCGAAGACGTGCTCGAACAGCAGGCCACGAGAGCACGCGAGTTGGCCGCACAGCGGTTGCGCGAGGAGGCGGCCCGGGCGGGGCCGAAGATTCAGCTGGTGGTGGCCCTCCTGCTGGTGCCGTCGGTCCTGATCGTGGTGCTCGCGGCGGTTCTCCGGGCACTGCTCGCCAGTCGCGGACTGCTGCTCCCTGCCACCTAG
- the mraZ gene encoding division/cell wall cluster transcriptional repressor MraZ — translation MAFRGHFEHSLDAKNRLSIPAKFRAAFSQGVVLAKDPEACIAVWTPEQHERILEQALAGLNPMGSRYRKVARFFQANSFDAELDAAGRVTLPQPLLAHAGIERRVVVLGVGDHLEVWARDRWQRAAEELDAEIAEVIEGLGDPS, via the coding sequence TTGGCATTCAGGGGCCACTTCGAGCATTCGCTGGACGCGAAGAACCGCCTCAGCATCCCGGCGAAGTTCCGCGCGGCCTTCTCCCAGGGGGTGGTTCTCGCGAAGGATCCGGAGGCCTGCATCGCCGTCTGGACCCCCGAGCAGCACGAGCGGATCCTCGAGCAAGCGCTCGCCGGCCTCAATCCAATGGGGTCCCGTTACCGCAAGGTCGCGCGCTTCTTCCAGGCCAACTCTTTCGACGCCGAGCTCGACGCCGCGGGCCGGGTGACGCTGCCCCAGCCGCTGCTCGCTCACGCCGGGATCGAGCGGCGGGTGGTGGTGCTCGGCGTGGGTGACCACCTCGAGGTGTGGGCGCGTGACCGCTGGCAGCGTGCGGCCGAAGAGCTCGATGCCGAAATCGCGGAGGTGATCGAGGGCCTTGGCGATCCTTCTTGA
- a CDS encoding M20/M25/M40 family metallo-hydrolase: protein MPALLGELLEFLRIPSVSAGRRRPDALLEAARWVRDYLSGAGRAELVEVDREAPLVVAELGPDDAPPVLVYGHYDVQDPGDAAQWTSDPFEPALRDGRVYARGAADDKGNMLPLLAAARDLAAQGELRLRVTALVEGGEETGSTAACRWLRERAGDFAAAIAFDTTMADERTPLLCVGARGLVMLGVSVRVAERDLHSGIYGGVAENAIHLLARAIDRLVEQTADGGAPLLADDVEPPSELERAAWQRLRAGQQLLAAAGGRAADPARLARFWELTTARPSLDVHCFEAGAPRTIVPATASATLSARLVPRQRPDSVADAIERALRGFLPDHVELAVEGLASADPVRFDPQHPVLAAARKALARACANPPIVARTGGTLPVLGELAAHRVPTVFTGFALEEDAVHGADESFRVEALELGYRAARELLRELAATLRSGE from the coding sequence GTGCCCGCGCTGCTGGGCGAACTCCTCGAGTTCCTGCGTATTCCCTCGGTCTCGGCGGGCCGACGGCGTCCCGACGCGCTTCTCGAGGCAGCGCGCTGGGTGCGCGACTACTTGTCCGGAGCGGGTCGAGCGGAGCTCGTCGAGGTCGACCGGGAGGCGCCGCTGGTCGTCGCTGAGCTGGGCCCAGACGATGCGCCCCCGGTGCTCGTCTACGGGCACTACGACGTGCAGGATCCCGGCGACGCCGCGCAGTGGACCAGCGACCCCTTTGAGCCTGCCCTGCGTGACGGTCGCGTCTACGCCCGCGGGGCGGCCGACGACAAGGGCAACATGCTGCCGTTGCTGGCAGCCGCTCGCGATCTGGCAGCCCAGGGCGAGTTGCGCTTGCGGGTGACCGCGCTGGTCGAGGGAGGGGAGGAGACCGGCAGCACCGCCGCCTGCCGGTGGCTCCGCGAGCGCGCCGGCGATTTTGCTGCCGCCATCGCCTTCGATACCACGATGGCCGACGAGCGGACGCCGCTGCTCTGTGTCGGGGCACGCGGCCTGGTGATGCTGGGGGTATCGGTGCGGGTCGCGGAGCGTGACCTTCACTCCGGCATCTACGGTGGCGTCGCAGAAAACGCGATTCACCTGCTGGCGCGCGCGATCGACCGGTTGGTGGAGCAAACGGCAGACGGCGGCGCGCCGCTTCTCGCCGACGACGTCGAGCCGCCGAGCGAGCTCGAGCGCGCCGCGTGGCAGCGCTTGCGTGCTGGACAGCAACTGCTGGCCGCTGCCGGCGGGCGCGCCGCCGACCCGGCGCGCCTTGCGCGGTTCTGGGAGCTGACCACTGCGCGGCCGTCGCTCGACGTGCACTGCTTCGAGGCCGGTGCGCCACGTACGATCGTGCCGGCCACCGCCAGCGCGACACTGAGTGCCCGGCTAGTGCCGCGGCAGCGCCCGGACAGCGTCGCCGACGCCATCGAGAGGGCTCTGCGCGGCTTCCTCCCGGACCATGTCGAGCTCGCCGTGGAGGGCCTGGCGAGCGCCGATCCGGTGCGGTTCGACCCGCAGCATCCGGTCCTTGCCGCGGCGCGCAAGGCGCTTGCCAGAGCTTGCGCTAACCCACCGATTGTTGCCCGCACCGGCGGAACCCTGCCGGTGCTCGGGGAGCTCGCAGCGCACCGGGTGCCGACGGTCTTCACCGGTTTCGCGCTCGAGGAAGACGCCGTTCACGGGGCCGACGAGAGCTTCCGCGTCGAGGCCCTAGAACTCGGCTACCGAGCGGCGCGCGAGCTGTTGCGCGAGCTCGCGGCGACGCTGCGCTCGGGGGAGTAG
- a CDS encoding transglycosylase family protein, whose protein sequence is MEQRSRHTCALASRRRIRRRLLAVLVVAFQAVAVGLAAEPVAAGAGGGAGAPPVGAPLLSLGSYGDAVRALQVRLRTPFRDGLYDTATRAAVRRFQRRAGLPATGLVDYLTARKLRVDMPARAASVRRPVPRIPPELERIADCESGGNPAAIGGGGAYRGKYQFTLETWRRLGGWGDPARAAEWIQDLIALRLWRLEGGRPWPTCSSVSDQQTPA, encoded by the coding sequence ATGGAACAACGGAGCCGCCACACCTGCGCGCTTGCGAGCCGTCGACGTATCCGGCGACGGCTCTTAGCGGTGCTCGTCGTTGCTTTCCAGGCCGTCGCCGTCGGCCTCGCGGCCGAACCAGTTGCGGCCGGGGCGGGAGGCGGTGCTGGCGCGCCGCCGGTAGGCGCACCGCTGCTATCCCTCGGCAGCTACGGCGACGCCGTGCGGGCGCTGCAAGTACGGTTGCGCACACCGTTCCGCGACGGTCTCTACGACACCGCGACGCGTGCCGCCGTGCGACGCTTCCAGCGCCGCGCGGGACTCCCTGCGACCGGCCTCGTCGACTATCTGACGGCCCGCAAGTTGCGGGTCGACATGCCGGCCCGCGCGGCCAGCGTGCGGCGGCCCGTGCCCCGGATCCCGCCGGAGCTCGAGCGCATTGCGGACTGCGAGTCCGGCGGCAACCCGGCTGCGATCGGAGGCGGCGGGGCCTACCGAGGCAAGTACCAATTCACCCTCGAAACCTGGCGTCGACTGGGTGGTTGGGGAGACCCGGCGCGCGCCGCCGAGTGGATCCAAGACCTCATCGCCTTGCGGCTCTGGCGGCTGGAGGGTGGGCGGCCCTGGCCGACCTGCTCGTCGGTAAGCGACCAACAAACGCCTGCCTGA
- the lon gene encoding endopeptidase La produces MEDRNNDRNQAAPAENRSDDAAADARRVQRLPLVVTDEAVVLPGMTVTVAADPGDSRLVVLVPRHNGELRKVGTVARVEGRVKLPANVAAGEPAASAGEGGDREHSGEVEAVVLRGVDRAEVLEVEDPAAGGATAHIVVRPDASGASPERIEELARTYRAVVEEILELVGDDGRLRRFVRAVGSPGALADTLGFAPELTFEQRIELLEEFDVARRLERAIELARGLLLELQVRRDIREQVERGAERQQREYVLRKQLESIKRELGEDDASVVADYRKRIAESAMPDHVREQAERELGRLERTGENGPEASMIRTYLDWLLALPWGERSEERLDPEHARAVLDRDHAGLEDVKQRIVEYIAVRKLRAERGLAEDGRSGAILTLVGPPGTGKTSIGESIARATGRRFVRIALGGVRDEAEIRGHRRTYIGALPGRIVRALRDAGTMNPVIVLDEVDKLGADWRGDPAAALLEVLDPAQNHTFRDHYLDVDIDLSGVLFVATANVVETIPPALLDRMEVVRFDGYTVDEKVAIARDYLWPRQLERNGLRGGEVAIGEEQLRTMIAEYTREAGVRQLEREIGKLLRKAATEIAAGTAATPIEIDEGWLRRALGRPRYFSETAERTATPGVATGLSVTLAGGEVLFIEATAMPATGGGGGGSLTLTGQLGEVMKESAQIALSYVRAHADDLGIPADAFAGRDFHVHVPAGAIPKDGPSAGVTIVAALVSLLTGRPVKHTVGMTGEVTLQGRVLPVGGIKQKLIAAHAAGLRDVIIPERNRADLEDVPEAVLSELRVHPVMTISEALERALEPAPAGAVTA; encoded by the coding sequence ATGGAAGATCGCAACAACGACAGAAACCAAGCAGCTCCCGCAGAAAACCGCAGCGACGACGCGGCGGCCGACGCTCGCCGGGTGCAGCGCCTGCCGCTCGTGGTGACCGACGAGGCGGTCGTGCTCCCCGGCATGACCGTCACGGTCGCGGCCGATCCGGGCGATAGCCGCCTGGTGGTTCTGGTGCCGCGGCACAACGGCGAGCTGCGGAAGGTCGGAACCGTGGCACGCGTCGAGGGGCGCGTGAAACTGCCAGCCAACGTCGCCGCTGGCGAGCCGGCGGCGAGCGCGGGCGAGGGGGGTGACCGCGAGCACTCCGGCGAAGTCGAGGCCGTCGTACTGCGCGGCGTAGATCGCGCCGAAGTGCTCGAGGTCGAGGATCCCGCCGCTGGCGGGGCGACCGCGCACATCGTTGTGCGTCCCGACGCCAGCGGAGCGTCGCCCGAGCGGATAGAGGAGCTCGCCCGCACCTACCGGGCCGTGGTCGAGGAGATCCTCGAGCTCGTCGGCGACGACGGGCGCCTGCGCCGCTTCGTGCGAGCCGTCGGATCGCCCGGCGCACTGGCCGACACCCTCGGCTTCGCGCCGGAGCTGACCTTCGAGCAGCGCATCGAGCTGCTCGAAGAGTTCGACGTCGCGCGACGGCTCGAACGGGCGATCGAACTGGCGCGCGGCTTGTTGCTGGAGCTCCAAGTACGCCGTGACATCCGCGAGCAAGTCGAACGCGGTGCCGAACGCCAGCAGCGCGAGTACGTGCTGCGCAAGCAGCTCGAGTCGATCAAGCGCGAGCTCGGTGAGGACGACGCGTCGGTGGTCGCCGACTACCGCAAGCGCATCGCCGAGTCGGCGATGCCCGACCACGTGCGCGAGCAAGCGGAGCGCGAGCTCGGGCGCCTTGAGCGCACGGGTGAGAACGGGCCCGAGGCATCGATGATCCGCACCTACCTCGACTGGTTGTTGGCCCTGCCGTGGGGCGAGCGCTCCGAGGAGCGCCTCGATCCCGAGCACGCGCGTGCGGTGCTCGACCGCGATCACGCCGGGCTCGAGGACGTCAAGCAACGGATCGTCGAATACATCGCGGTGCGCAAGCTGCGTGCTGAGCGGGGTCTCGCCGAGGATGGCCGGTCGGGCGCGATCCTGACGCTCGTCGGGCCGCCCGGCACCGGCAAGACCTCGATCGGCGAATCGATCGCTCGCGCCACCGGACGGCGGTTTGTGCGGATCGCCCTCGGTGGTGTCCGCGACGAGGCCGAGATCCGCGGCCACCGCCGCACCTATATCGGAGCGTTGCCCGGGCGCATCGTCCGAGCACTCCGTGACGCCGGAACGATGAACCCCGTGATCGTGCTCGACGAGGTCGACAAGCTCGGCGCGGACTGGCGCGGCGATCCAGCAGCAGCACTGCTCGAGGTACTTGACCCCGCGCAGAACCACACCTTCCGCGACCACTACCTGGACGTCGACATCGACCTCTCCGGTGTGCTCTTCGTCGCCACCGCGAACGTCGTGGAGACGATTCCGCCGGCGCTGCTCGACCGCATGGAGGTCGTGCGGTTCGACGGTTACACGGTCGACGAAAAGGTCGCGATCGCCCGCGACTACCTCTGGCCCCGTCAGCTCGAGCGCAACGGGCTGCGCGGTGGCGAGGTCGCGATCGGCGAGGAGCAGCTGCGCACGATGATCGCCGAGTACACGCGCGAAGCTGGCGTGCGCCAGCTCGAGCGCGAAATCGGCAAGTTGCTGCGCAAAGCGGCCACCGAGATCGCTGCCGGCACGGCAGCAACGCCGATCGAAATCGACGAAGGGTGGTTGCGCCGGGCGCTCGGGCGACCCCGCTACTTCTCGGAGACCGCCGAGCGGACCGCGACGCCTGGCGTCGCAACCGGTTTGTCGGTGACGCTCGCGGGCGGCGAGGTGCTGTTCATCGAAGCCACCGCGATGCCGGCGACCGGCGGCGGCGGCGGCGGGAGCCTCACGCTGACCGGCCAGCTCGGCGAGGTCATGAAGGAGTCGGCGCAGATCGCGCTCTCTTACGTGCGCGCACACGCCGACGATCTCGGTATCCCAGCCGACGCCTTTGCCGGTCGCGACTTCCACGTCCACGTGCCGGCCGGAGCGATTCCCAAGGACGGACCGAGCGCCGGTGTCACGATCGTCGCCGCGCTCGTCTCGCTCCTCACCGGACGACCGGTGAAGCACACGGTCGGCATGACCGGCGAGGTGACCCTGCAGGGTCGCGTGTTGCCGGTGGGAGGCATCAAGCAGAAGCTGATCGCCGCGCACGCGGCCGGCCTGCGCGACGTGATCATCCCCGAGCGCAACCGCGCAGACCTCGAGGACGTACCGGAAGCGGTACTCAGCGAGTTGCGCGTGCATCCGGTCATGACCATCTCCGAGGCGCTCGAGCGCGCGCTCGAGCCGGCGCCCGCCGGTGCCGTGACGGCCTAG
- a CDS encoding type II secretion system F family protein, which yields MSARLSSELAAALAALLVVCGIVELGRGLEASRRLAALVRGVLARAETAWLAALAGRRPRPRDCAAVALAGSLAGAPFALSAGTWALVPLAALATLVASFAVAGVRARAQRREFDAEAAAFAAALADALGAGHALRSAVREAATGVRGALRHELSLTAARLERGAPTDEALEWLRARCPSPRVATVVAACLVQQRVGGDLPALLRECARTFAAGDRLLGEALAATAQARFTGFVVAALPLAGALLTEIASPGYLTGLASDAVTGPLLAIALLLQLAGLLAIRKLARVGEPV from the coding sequence GTGAGCGCTCGGCTCTCGAGCGAGCTCGCCGCAGCGCTAGCGGCGCTGCTGGTGGTCTGCGGGATCGTGGAGCTCGGGCGCGGGCTCGAAGCGTCGCGAAGGCTTGCGGCGCTTGTGCGGGGCGTGCTCGCCCGCGCCGAGACCGCTTGGCTCGCCGCGCTCGCTGGGCGCAGGCCGAGGCCGCGCGATTGCGCAGCGGTCGCGCTCGCCGGATCGCTCGCCGGGGCGCCGTTCGCGCTCTCCGCCGGGACCTGGGCGCTCGTGCCGCTCGCGGCGCTCGCGACCCTGGTGGCGAGCTTCGCCGTGGCCGGCGTCCGGGCGCGAGCGCAGCGCCGCGAGTTCGACGCCGAGGCGGCGGCCTTCGCTGCGGCGTTGGCGGACGCGCTGGGTGCCGGGCACGCCTTGCGATCAGCGGTGCGCGAGGCGGCCACGGGGGTGCGGGGTGCGCTCCGCCACGAGCTGTCGCTGACGGCCGCTCGACTGGAGCGCGGCGCGCCGACCGACGAGGCGCTCGAGTGGCTGCGCGCGCGTTGTCCCTCGCCGCGGGTCGCGACCGTAGTCGCTGCTTGCCTGGTGCAACAGCGTGTCGGCGGCGATCTGCCGGCGCTTTTGCGGGAGTGTGCGAGAACCTTCGCGGCCGGGGATCGCCTGCTCGGCGAGGCGCTTGCCGCCACTGCTCAAGCCCGTTTCACCGGCTTCGTCGTCGCGGCCTTGCCGCTCGCCGGCGCGCTGCTTACGGAGATCGCGAGTCCCGGTTACCTGACCGGGCTAGCAAGCGACGCGGTCACCGGCCCGCTGCTCGCCATCGCCCTCTTGCTGCAGCTGGCCGGCCTCCTGGCGATCCGCAAACTCGCGCGCGTTGGAGAACCGGTTTGA
- a CDS encoding CpaF family protein produces MAVALRERLLAAAPANAGAHEDPRLEVERVVAEEAGTLPAPLREALVHRLLVLAQGLGPLELLLADESIDEIMVNGYREIWVEREGRLERVASAFSSDRELRNLIERILAPLGRRVDEAHPICDARLADGSRVNVILPPLSVDGVCLTIRRFRPRRFTLAELAAKGALPAPLAEYLATATRSRRSLLVSGGTGSGKTTLLGALCAEIDASERLITIEDAAELRLERPHVVRLEARPPNLEGKGEVTIRQLVRNALRMRPDRIVVGEVRGGEALDMLQAMNTGHEGSLSTIHANSPQDALRRLETLALMADVDLPHGAIRAQVESALDLVVHMQRAVGGARVVAEVVELARDGQLGCRTLWRREGRALDGPDAAATASPGADWGSPSARVEGAA; encoded by the coding sequence TTGGCGGTTGCCTTGCGCGAACGGCTGCTGGCAGCGGCGCCGGCGAACGCCGGTGCACACGAAGACCCGCGCCTGGAGGTCGAACGAGTGGTGGCCGAGGAGGCGGGAACGTTGCCCGCTCCGCTGCGCGAGGCATTGGTACACCGCCTGCTTGTGCTCGCCCAAGGGCTTGGTCCGCTCGAGCTGCTGCTCGCTGACGAGTCGATCGACGAGATCATGGTCAACGGCTATCGCGAAATCTGGGTGGAGCGCGAGGGCCGGCTCGAGCGCGTCGCCAGCGCCTTCTCCAGCGACCGCGAACTGCGCAACTTGATCGAGCGCATACTGGCGCCGCTCGGCCGTCGAGTCGACGAGGCTCACCCGATCTGCGATGCGCGCCTCGCGGACGGCTCGCGGGTGAACGTGATCCTGCCCCCGTTGTCGGTCGATGGGGTCTGTCTGACGATTCGGCGCTTCCGACCGCGCCGCTTCACGCTGGCCGAGCTGGCGGCAAAGGGAGCGCTGCCGGCGCCGCTCGCGGAGTACCTGGCCACAGCGACCCGCTCGCGTCGGTCGCTGCTGGTCAGCGGCGGCACCGGCTCCGGCAAAACCACGTTGTTGGGCGCGCTCTGTGCGGAGATCGATGCGAGTGAGCGCCTGATCACGATCGAGGACGCCGCCGAGCTGCGGCTTGAGCGGCCGCACGTGGTTCGTCTCGAAGCGCGACCGCCGAACCTCGAGGGCAAAGGGGAGGTGACGATCAGGCAGCTCGTTCGCAACGCGCTGCGTATGCGTCCCGACCGGATCGTGGTGGGGGAGGTCCGCGGTGGCGAGGCGCTCGACATGTTGCAGGCGATGAACACCGGTCACGAGGGTTCGCTCTCGACCATCCACGCCAACTCGCCACAGGATGCGCTGCGCCGTCTCGAGACGCTCGCGCTGATGGCCGACGTCGATCTACCCCACGGCGCGATCCGCGCGCAGGTCGAATCGGCGCTCGATTTGGTTGTTCACATGCAGCGTGCTGTCGGTGGCGCGCGGGTGGTCGCGGAGGTCGTGGAGCTGGCGCGCGACGGACAGCTCGGCTGTCGCACGCTGTGGCGCCGTGAAGGGCGCGCTCTCGACGGTCCCGATGCGGCCGCGACGGCTTCGCCTGGAGCAGATTGGGGCTCGCCGTCGGCGAGGGTGGAAGGGGCAGCGTGA